Proteins from a single region of Nitrospiria bacterium:
- a CDS encoding BCAM0308 family protein has protein sequence MKGQSKGAGLMGFRKDREVKERVHDTYKSRQKMVEPTLCPQCGALFQKGRWIWGLRPPNFHETTCPACHRTKDKYPAGFLHVGGAFFNEHRDELLNLVHNEEALAKKDHPLSRLMGVEEKEGGVQITTTDTHLPRRIGEALKHAYQGELQLHYGEGEYSVRVSWKR, from the coding sequence ATGAAAGGGCAAAGCAAAGGAGCAGGGCTTATGGGGTTTCGGAAGGACCGTGAGGTTAAAGAGCGGGTCCATGACACCTACAAGAGCCGGCAAAAGATGGTTGAGCCCACTCTTTGTCCGCAGTGTGGTGCTTTGTTTCAAAAAGGACGGTGGATTTGGGGACTTCGGCCCCCAAATTTCCATGAAACAACTTGTCCGGCTTGTCATAGAACGAAGGATAAATATCCTGCTGGATTTCTCCATGTGGGCGGGGCCTTTTTTAATGAACATAGGGATGAATTGTTAAACCTTGTTCATAATGAAGAAGCCTTGGCCAAAAAAGATCATCCGCTGAGTCGGTTAATGGGGGTTGAGGAAAAGGAGGGTGGCGTTCAGATCACTACGACGGATACTCATTTGCCTAGACGGATCGGGGAGGCCCTTAAGCATGCCTATCAAGGGGAGCTTCAATTGCATTATGGTGAGGGGGAATATTCTGTCCGGGTGAGCTGGAAACGCTAA